A part of Terriglobus roseus genomic DNA contains:
- a CDS encoding GreA/GreB family elongation factor, with protein MSWASPLGRALTGAAPDDEIILRAPGGTETLAVLEVRYEPISVEPFREPSNPIDRLR; from the coding sequence ATCAGTTGGGCGTCTCCGCTCGGGCGGGCACTAACGGGAGCGGCACCAGACGACGAGATTATTCTTCGCGCGCCTGGTGGAACCGAAACTCTAGCTGTGTTAGAGGTGCGGTACGAACCCATTTCAGTGGAACCGTTCCGAGAGCCCTCGAATCCGATAGATCGACTACGCTAG
- a CDS encoding ABC transporter ATP-binding protein, which yields MSRENRVIDCRAATKNYASKTVLRGIHLVVEPGICALLGANGAGKSTLLRLLSGLEEPDSGSVFIGGLGFRDHGVSIRRNLGVLPEGLGLFESLTVIENLMAVGPIYGLTKSETATRAADLIGFLDLTQGRNTAARNCSFGMRKKTALAMALLHKPNVLLLDEPFEGIDPASSTVIQMLLSQLSRSGTTILLTSHILSTVQKIANRVVILYEGRVEADFDPSTTEAGVEEVYFSIAGRPQPEVPDWLRS from the coding sequence GTGAGTAGGGAAAACAGAGTGATCGACTGCAGAGCTGCTACGAAGAACTATGCCTCTAAAACCGTTCTCCGAGGTATACACCTCGTTGTAGAACCAGGCATTTGTGCCCTATTAGGGGCCAACGGTGCCGGCAAGTCCACGCTGCTACGCCTGCTCTCAGGATTAGAAGAGCCAGACAGTGGTTCCGTGTTCATCGGCGGATTGGGTTTCCGGGATCATGGAGTTAGCATTCGGCGGAATTTGGGTGTACTGCCCGAGGGGCTCGGGCTGTTCGAGTCCTTAACGGTCATCGAGAACCTGATGGCAGTTGGCCCCATTTATGGACTCACGAAGAGCGAAACGGCAACTCGAGCCGCTGATCTGATAGGGTTCCTCGACCTCACACAAGGCCGCAACACGGCTGCACGTAATTGTTCGTTTGGAATGCGGAAGAAGACCGCCTTAGCCATGGCCCTTCTGCACAAGCCTAACGTCCTGCTGCTGGATGAGCCTTTTGAAGGTATCGATCCCGCATCGTCAACAGTCATCCAGATGCTGCTCAGCCAACTCTCCCGCAGCGGCACCACGATCTTGCTCACCTCTCACATACTGTCTACCGTGCAGAAGATAGCTAACCGCGTAGTCATCCTTTACGAAGGTCGAGTTGAAGCGGATTTCGACCCGTCGACAACAGAAGCAGGAGTCGAGGAGGTGTACTTCAGCATCGCTGGCAGGCCACAGCCGGAGGTGCCGGATTGGCTCAGATCCTAG